The Pasteuria penetrans genome segment ACATGTGGGTTTGTATCGTGATCCGGATACCATGCGGCCTGTTCACTACTATGCAAAACTGCCGACGGATATCGAAGAGAGGGATTTCATTGTTATGGATCCTATGTTGGCTACCGGGGGCTCTGCCTCAGCTACGTTGCAAATCCTACATGAAAAGAAGGTGCGTAGTGTACAGCTGATGTGTCTTGTGGCTGCACCAGAGGGTGTGGAGAGGGTATTGCGGGACCATCCTCATACACCGATTTACGTAGCATCTGTGGATGAATTTCTGAATGAGCGGGGATACATTGTGCCAGGTTTGGGAGATGCTGGCGATCGATTGTTTGGTACGCAATAAGTAATTATTCTTTCACGGTATCATTATGAGAGTGAATGAGGGTTGTTTTTCATTGTTGTTTTTACGTGGTTCTTATGGAATCGATTGTTTGCTGAACC includes the following:
- the upp gene encoding uracil phosphoribosyltransferase, yielding MEHPSLHILDHPLIQHKLTYIRDKNTGPKDFRELLQEISSLMAYELTRHMPMTDKRVETPVSSTVARVLTGKKVGLVPILRAGLGMVDGVLQMIPAAKIGHVGLYRDPDTMRPVHYYAKLPTDIEERDFIVMDPMLATGGSASATLQILHEKKVRSVQLMCLVAAPEGVERVLRDHPHTPIYVASVDEFLNERGYIVPGLGDAGDRLFGTQ